Proteins encoded by one window of Lathyrus oleraceus cultivar Zhongwan6 chromosome 1, CAAS_Psat_ZW6_1.0, whole genome shotgun sequence:
- the LOC127086274 gene encoding auxin response factor 1 produces the protein MASNQMSATTRAGATNDALYKELWHACAGPLVTLPREGDRVYYFPQGHMEQLEASMNQGLEQQMPSFNLPSKILCKVVNIHLRAEPETDEVYAQVTLLPESDQSEVTSPDDPLPEPPRCTVHSFCKTLTASDTSTHGGFSVLRRHADDCLPPLDMTQQPPWQELVATDLHGNEWHFRHIFRGQPRRHLLTTGWSVFVSSKKLVAGDAFIFLRGENGELRVGVRRLMRQQSNMPSSVISSHSMHLGVLATASHAISTGTLFSVFYKPRTSRSEFIVSINKYLEARNHKLSVGMRFKMRFEGDEVPERRFSGTIVGVEDNKSSVWADSEWRSLKVQWDEPSSILRPDRVSPWELEPLVSTPPANSQPAQRNKRSRPPVLPSTMPESSLQGIWKSPVDSPPFPYRDSQHARDLYPSPRFSSTATSFLGFGGNSPASNKSIYWSSRLENSTEPFSPMALKESGEKRQGTGSGCRLFGIQLLENSNAEESLQAAPFSRRVADDESDQHSEPSNVNRSDIPSVSCDADKSCLRSPQESQSRQIRSCTKVHMQGMAVGRAVDLTRFDGYEDLLRKLEEMFEIEGELCGPTKKWLVVYTDNEDDRMMVGDDPWLEFCSVVRKIFIYTPEEVKKLSPKIGIVTNEEGKPSKLDSEAVVNPEDQSSIVGPGC, from the exons ATGGCTTCCAATCAAATGTCAGCTACAACCCGTGCAG GGGCAACCAATGATGCCTTATACAAGGAATTGTGGCATGCATGTGCTGGACCCCTTGTCACTCTTCCTCGTGAAGGGGACAGAGTTTATTACTTCCCTCAAGGTCACATGGAACAG CTCGAGGCGTCTATGAATCAGGGATTAGAGCAGCAAATGCCCTCCTTTAATCTTCCTTCTAAAATATTATGTAAAGTGGTCAATATTCATCTTCGG GCTGAACCTGAAACAGATGAAGTATATGCACAAGTAACTTTGCTACCTGAATCCGAT CAAAGTGAGGTGACAAGCCCAGATGATCCTCTGCCTGAACCTCCAAGGTGCACAGTTCATTCATTTTGCAAGACACTTACTGCTTCTGACACTAGCACTCATGGAGGTTTCTCTGTTCTTCGAAGACATGCAGATGATTGTCTACCACCACTA GACATGACTCAGCAGCCACCATGGCAAGAATTGGTTGCAACTGATTTGCATGGGAATGAATGGCATTTTCGACACATTTTTCGTG GGCAACCCAGGCGCCACTTACTGACCACTGGGTGGAGTGTCTTTGTCAGTTCCAAGAAATTAGTGGCTGGAGACGCATTTATATTCTTAAG GGGTGAAAATGGAGAACTCCGAGTTGGAGTCAGGAGGCTCATGAGACAGCAAAGCAATATGCCATCTTCTGTTATATCTAGTCACAGCATGCATCTTGGTGTTCTGGCCACTGCATCTCACGCCATTTCCACTGGAACACTTTTTTCTGTGTTTTACAAGCCCAG AACAAGCCGGTCAGAGTTTATTGTGAGTATTAACAAATATCTGGAAGCTCGAAATCATAAACTTTCTGTTGGGATGCGATTCAAAATGAGGTTTGAGGGTGATGAGGTACCTGAGCGAAG GTTTAGCGGTACAATTGTGGGTGTTGAAGATAATAAATCGTCCGTCTGGGCTGATTCTGAGTGGCGATCATTAAAG GTTCAATGGGATGAACCATCATCAATATTGCGTCCGGATAGAGTTTCTCCATGGGAATTGGAGCCACTTGTGTCTACCCCTCCTGCAAACTCCCAGCCAGCCCAACGAAACAAGAGATCACGGCCTCCTGTTCTACCTTCCACAATGCCTGAATCTTCTTTGCAAG GTATATGGAAATCACCAGTTGATTCTCCACCTTTCCCTTATCGTGACTCTCAACATGCACGAGACCTCTATCCATCTCCAAGATTCAGCTCTACTGCGACTAGCTTTCTTGGTTTTGGTGGGAACAGTCCTGCTTCTAACAAGTCAATATATTGGTCTAGTAGACTGGAAAACTCTACAGAACCTTTTTCACCCATGGCACTTAAAGAATCCGGAGAGAAGAGACAAGGCACTGGAAGTGGCTGTAGGCTCTTTGGGATTCAGTTACTTGAGAATTCTAATGCAGAAGAAAGTCTGCAAGCAGCTCCTTTCTCAAGAAGGGTTGCTGATGATGAGTCTGACCAACATTCTGAACCGTCAAATGTTAATCGGTCTGATATTCCTTCAGTAAGTTGTGATGCTGACAAATCATGCCTGCGGTCTCCTCAGGAGTCGCAAAGCAGACAAATAAGAAGCTGCACAAAG GTTCACATGCAAGGTATGGCTGTTGGAAGGGCTGTGGATTTAACTCGTTTTGATGGATATGAGGATCTGCTTAGGAAATTGGAAGAAATGTTTGAAATTGAGGGTGAGCTTTGCGGACCAACAAAAAAATGGCTAGTTGTTTACACTGACAATGAAGATGATAGGATGATGGTTGGGGATGATCCATGGCT tgaattttGTAGCGTTGTGAGGAAAATTTTCATCTACACGCCAGAAGAGGTGAAGAAGCTTTCACCCAAAATAGGTATTGTGACCAATGAAGAAGGTAAACCAAGCAAACTGGATTCGGAAGCAGTTGTCAATCCGGAGGACCAGTCATCTATTGTGGGGCCTGGTTGCTAA